One genomic region from Cellulomonas fengjieae encodes:
- a CDS encoding type I restriction endonuclease subunit R: MARFEPIAVSSESTVVAEFEADPAEATRYQSEAELEAELVRLLREQAYDYLPITTEADLVANLRTQLEALNRITFTNSEWQRFFAEKIAGERDGIVEKTVRIQEDHVQLLKRDDGSSKNITLLDKTHIHNNRLQVINQYEVPGAAAGLDVPAQRANRYDVTILVNGLPLVHVELKRRGVDIREAFNQINRYQRDSFWSGSGLFEYVQLFVISNGTLTKYYSNTTRAQHLDEQSKGKRGRKTSNSFEFTSWWADATNKPITDLVGFTRTFLAKHSLLNVLTRYCVLTDDRMLLVMRPYQIAATERILNRIETSTNLKQLGTPAAGGYVWHTTGSGKTLTSFKAAQLASRLGGVDKVLFVVDRKDLDYQTKREYERFQKGAVNSNTSTAVLKQQLENPSARIIITTIQKLSTFIAKNKGHTVYDGHVVIIFDECHRSQFGDMHTAITKAFKRYHLFGFTGTPIFAGNAGTGGNPALRTTAQAFGDKLHTYTIVDAISDKNVLPFRIDYVNTVKVGAVVDKQVSAIDTERALLDTSRVRQVTQYVIDHFDQKTKRNQTYALKDRRVAGFNALFATASIEAAKIYYNMFGRLQADLPEAKRLKVALIYSYAPNEAEDETGAGLLGEEEFETDLLDRSSRDFLEDAIQDYNDMFGTSYDTSADGFQNYYQDLSLRMKNREVDLVIVVNMFLTGFDATTLNTLWVDKNLRAHGLIQAYSRTNRILNSVKTYGNIVSFRDLETETNDAIALFGNKDAAGIVLLKPYGEYFDEYAEKVTELRERFPLGQQIIGEQAQKDFIALFGALLRLRNILVSFDDFAGSQILSDRDLQDYQSIYLDLYQAFRRTDGADRESINDDVVFEIELIKQVEINVDYILMLVEQYRAAKGDGDDKEIKAAIDRAVDSSPSLRNKKDLIEEFVDRVSIDEDVAEEWRAYVAAKREAELARIITEENLRPEQTRAFVDTAFRDGQVRGTGTAITQILPPISRFAKGSSHGAKKQAVIDRLTAFFDRFFDLA; encoded by the coding sequence GTGGCGCGTTTCGAGCCGATCGCGGTGTCGTCGGAGTCGACGGTCGTCGCGGAGTTCGAAGCCGATCCGGCGGAGGCGACGCGGTACCAGTCGGAGGCTGAGCTCGAGGCCGAGCTCGTTCGGCTGCTGCGGGAGCAGGCGTACGACTACCTGCCGATCACGACCGAGGCTGACCTGGTCGCGAACCTCCGCACCCAGCTCGAGGCGCTCAACCGCATCACGTTCACGAACAGCGAGTGGCAGCGGTTCTTCGCCGAGAAGATCGCGGGCGAGCGGGACGGCATCGTCGAGAAGACGGTCCGCATCCAGGAGGACCACGTCCAGCTGCTCAAGCGGGACGACGGCTCGTCGAAGAACATCACGCTGCTGGACAAGACACACATCCACAACAACCGGCTGCAGGTGATCAACCAGTACGAGGTGCCCGGAGCAGCCGCGGGTCTAGACGTCCCGGCGCAGCGAGCGAACCGCTACGACGTGACGATCCTCGTCAACGGCCTCCCGCTGGTGCACGTCGAGCTCAAGCGGCGGGGCGTCGACATCCGCGAGGCGTTCAACCAGATCAACCGCTACCAGCGCGACTCGTTCTGGTCAGGATCCGGGCTCTTCGAGTACGTCCAGCTCTTCGTTATCTCCAACGGGACGCTGACCAAGTACTACTCGAACACGACCCGCGCGCAGCACCTCGACGAGCAGAGCAAGGGCAAGCGGGGCCGCAAGACGTCGAACTCCTTCGAGTTCACGTCCTGGTGGGCGGACGCCACCAACAAGCCGATCACTGACCTCGTCGGATTCACACGGACCTTCCTCGCCAAGCACTCGCTGCTCAACGTGCTGACGCGGTATTGCGTGCTCACCGACGACCGGATGCTGCTCGTGATGCGCCCGTACCAGATCGCGGCGACGGAGCGGATCCTCAACCGCATCGAGACGTCCACGAACCTCAAGCAGCTCGGCACCCCTGCTGCCGGAGGGTACGTCTGGCACACGACCGGGTCGGGCAAGACGCTGACGTCCTTCAAGGCGGCGCAGCTCGCGTCCAGGCTCGGTGGCGTCGACAAGGTGCTGTTCGTCGTCGACCGCAAGGACCTGGACTACCAGACCAAGCGCGAGTACGAGCGGTTCCAGAAGGGCGCGGTCAACTCCAACACGTCGACGGCAGTCCTCAAGCAGCAGCTCGAGAACCCCTCAGCGCGGATCATCATCACCACGATCCAGAAGCTGTCGACCTTCATCGCCAAGAACAAGGGCCACACCGTCTACGACGGGCACGTCGTCATCATCTTCGACGAGTGCCACCGCTCGCAGTTCGGTGACATGCACACCGCCATCACCAAGGCGTTCAAGCGGTACCACCTGTTCGGATTCACCGGGACGCCGATCTTCGCCGGCAACGCCGGCACGGGCGGGAACCCGGCGTTGCGGACCACGGCCCAGGCGTTCGGCGACAAGCTGCACACGTACACGATCGTCGACGCGATCAGCGACAAGAACGTCCTGCCCTTCCGCATCGACTACGTCAACACCGTCAAGGTCGGCGCGGTCGTCGACAAGCAGGTCTCTGCGATCGACACCGAGCGTGCGCTGCTCGACACCTCCCGCGTGCGGCAGGTCACGCAGTACGTGATCGACCACTTCGACCAGAAGACCAAGCGCAACCAGACCTACGCCCTCAAGGACCGTCGCGTTGCCGGCTTCAACGCCCTCTTCGCGACGGCGTCCATCGAGGCAGCGAAGATCTACTACAACATGTTCGGCCGCCTCCAGGCCGACCTGCCGGAGGCGAAGCGGCTCAAGGTCGCGCTCATCTACTCCTACGCACCCAACGAGGCCGAGGACGAGACTGGCGCAGGGCTGCTCGGCGAGGAGGAGTTCGAGACCGATCTCCTGGACCGCTCGTCGCGCGACTTCCTCGAGGACGCCATCCAGGACTACAACGACATGTTCGGCACCTCGTACGACACGAGCGCGGACGGCTTCCAGAACTACTATCAGGATTTGTCGCTGCGGATGAAGAACCGTGAGGTCGACCTGGTCATCGTCGTCAACATGTTCCTCACCGGGTTCGACGCCACCACGCTGAACACGCTGTGGGTGGACAAGAACCTGCGCGCCCACGGCCTGATCCAGGCCTACTCGCGGACCAACCGCATCCTCAACTCGGTCAAGACCTACGGCAACATCGTCTCGTTCCGGGACCTGGAGACCGAGACGAACGACGCGATTGCGCTGTTCGGCAACAAGGACGCTGCCGGCATCGTGCTGCTCAAGCCCTACGGGGAGTACTTCGACGAGTACGCCGAGAAGGTCACCGAGCTGCGCGAGCGGTTCCCGCTCGGACAGCAGATCATCGGGGAGCAGGCGCAGAAGGACTTCATCGCGCTGTTCGGGGCCCTGCTGCGGCTGCGCAACATCCTGGTGTCGTTCGACGACTTCGCCGGCAGCCAGATCCTGTCGGACCGTGACCTGCAGGACTACCAGTCGATCTACCTGGACCTCTACCAGGCCTTCCGCCGCACGGATGGCGCCGATCGGGAGTCGATCAACGACGACGTCGTCTTCGAGATCGAGTTGATCAAGCAGGTCGAGATCAACGTCGACTACATCCTCATGCTCGTCGAGCAGTACCGGGCCGCCAAGGGTGACGGGGATGACAAGGAGATCAAGGCGGCCATCGACCGCGCCGTCGACTCCAGCCCGTCGCTGCGCAACAAGAAGGACCTCATCGAGGAGTTCGTCGACCGGGTGTCCATCGACGAGGACGTGGCCGAGGAGTGGCGCGCCTACGTCGCAGCCAAGCGCGAGGCCGAGCTCGCACGGATCATCACCGAGGAGAACCTCCGGCCCGAGCAGACCCGCGCCTTCGTCGACACCGCCTTCCGCGACGGGCAGGTACGTGGCACGGGCACCGCCATCACGCAGATCCTGCCTCCAATCTCCCGGTTCGCGAAGGGCTCTAGCCACGGAGCCAAAAAACAGGCGGTCATCGACCGGTTGACCGCGTTCTTCGACCGGTTCTTCGATCTGGCGTGA
- a CDS encoding restriction endonuclease subunit S, whose amino-acid sequence MSRIDDLIKEYAPDGVKYNALGDMAEIASERVDGAALASTNYVGVDNLLPNFGGRKDADYSANSSGAIRFREGDVLLGNIRPYLKKVWFADRDGGASPDVLTITLRAAGQKLLVPRFLYYLLASDPFITYSMQHARGAKMPRGDKAATLRYRVPVPPLEIQREVVRVLDAFTELEAELEAELEARKRQYSHYRDHLLAFPPGGTRWCRLGDVVKIARGASPRPIQRFLTDSSDGVPWIKIGDVLAEGKFITATAQRVTPAGAAKSRRIFPGDFVLSNSMSFGRPYISKIEGCIHDGWLAIRPDDGAYVPDFLFHLLRSAPIQAEFARKAGNGGAVSNLNSAIVASVMVPVPPLDEQRRIAKILDNFDTFLNDLSSGLPAEIEARRQQYAYYRDRLLSFEEAVA is encoded by the coding sequence GTGAGCCGCATCGACGACTTAATCAAGGAATACGCACCCGACGGCGTCAAGTACAACGCGCTCGGGGATATGGCTGAGATTGCCAGCGAGCGTGTCGATGGGGCCGCACTCGCTAGCACCAACTACGTCGGTGTAGATAACCTGCTGCCCAACTTCGGAGGGCGCAAGGATGCCGATTACAGCGCGAACTCCAGTGGTGCGATCCGATTTCGCGAGGGTGACGTGCTGCTCGGGAATATTCGGCCATACCTCAAGAAGGTTTGGTTTGCGGATCGCGATGGCGGCGCCAGCCCAGACGTCTTGACCATTACTCTCCGCGCCGCGGGGCAGAAATTGTTGGTTCCGCGATTCCTGTACTACTTGCTGGCATCCGATCCGTTCATCACCTACTCGATGCAGCACGCCAGGGGTGCAAAGATGCCGCGCGGCGACAAGGCTGCGACCTTGAGGTACCGGGTGCCGGTGCCTCCTCTCGAGATACAGCGGGAGGTCGTGAGGGTCTTGGATGCCTTCACGGAGCTGGAGGCGGAGCTGGAGGCGGAGCTGGAGGCCCGCAAGCGCCAGTACAGTCACTATCGAGACCATCTCCTGGCATTCCCTCCAGGCGGTACGCGCTGGTGCCGGTTGGGCGATGTGGTCAAAATTGCCCGAGGGGCATCCCCGCGTCCGATTCAGCGATTCCTGACAGACTCCAGCGACGGGGTTCCTTGGATCAAGATCGGAGACGTTCTCGCCGAGGGAAAGTTCATCACAGCGACAGCTCAGCGGGTCACGCCCGCGGGTGCAGCCAAGTCGCGACGAATCTTTCCCGGCGACTTTGTGTTGTCGAACTCCATGAGCTTTGGGCGACCATACATTTCAAAAATCGAGGGTTGCATCCATGACGGGTGGCTGGCGATTCGCCCGGACGATGGTGCTTACGTTCCCGATTTCCTCTTCCATCTCCTCCGTTCCGCACCGATCCAGGCGGAGTTTGCACGAAAGGCGGGGAATGGGGGTGCCGTTTCGAACTTGAACTCCGCGATCGTTGCGTCCGTTATGGTGCCCGTTCCGCCGCTTGATGAGCAGCGCCGAATAGCTAAGATCCTAGATAATTTTGACACTTTTCTTAACGATTTGTCGTCGGGTCTGCCTGCTGAGATTGAGGCGCGTCGTCAGCAGTACGCGTACTACCGGGATCGGCTGTTGTCGTTTGAGGAGGCTGTTGCGTGA
- a CDS encoding type I restriction-modification system subunit M: protein MNRETQRAELHKTIWRIANDLRGSVDGWDFKQYVLGFLFYRYISENLTDYLNSHEHASGNPDFDYVKVPNREVDDPDLVREIVAEKGFFIRPSELFANVRTRAPRDQNLNETLERAFRNIEASAIGTVAENDLKGLFDDMDVNSNKLGPTVSKRNERLVKLLDAIGDLNLGDGSFTENKIDAFGDAYEFLMQMYASSAGKSGGEYYTPQEVSELLARITVVGKTSVNKVYDPACGSGSLLLKYRKVLGKDGVRQGYFGQEINLTTYNLCRINMFLHDVNYEHFDIAHGDTLIDPAHWDDEPFEAIVSNPPYSIKWEGDANPLLINDPRFAPAGVLAPKSKADLAFTMHMLSWLAVNGTAAIVEFPGVLYRGGAEQKIRKYLIDNNYVDAVIQLPPDLFFGTTIATCIIVLKKSKNDNAVLFIDASAEFVRGGNTNKLTDANRARILEAFTAREDVAHFARLVANEAIGENGYNISVSSWVEAEDTRELVDITELNARIAGIVERQAALREQIDAIVADLEGVDA from the coding sequence ATGAACCGTGAGACCCAGAGGGCAGAGCTGCACAAGACCATCTGGAGGATCGCGAACGACCTGCGCGGCAGCGTCGACGGCTGGGACTTCAAGCAGTACGTGCTCGGGTTCCTGTTCTACCGGTACATCTCGGAGAACCTCACGGACTACCTGAACTCTCACGAGCACGCGTCGGGCAATCCGGACTTTGACTACGTCAAGGTCCCGAACCGTGAGGTCGACGACCCCGACCTCGTCCGTGAGATTGTGGCGGAGAAGGGATTCTTCATCCGCCCCTCGGAACTCTTCGCGAACGTCCGTACACGGGCGCCGCGTGACCAGAACCTCAACGAGACCCTGGAACGGGCCTTCCGCAACATCGAGGCGTCCGCTATCGGCACGGTCGCCGAGAACGACCTCAAGGGCCTGTTCGACGACATGGACGTCAACTCGAACAAGCTCGGGCCCACGGTGTCCAAGCGCAACGAGCGGCTCGTCAAGCTGCTCGACGCGATCGGGGACCTGAACCTCGGCGACGGGTCGTTCACCGAGAACAAGATCGATGCCTTCGGTGACGCGTACGAGTTCCTGATGCAGATGTACGCCTCCTCGGCCGGCAAGTCTGGGGGTGAGTACTACACGCCCCAGGAGGTCTCCGAGCTGCTCGCCCGCATCACCGTGGTCGGCAAGACAAGCGTGAACAAGGTGTACGACCCGGCCTGTGGGTCCGGGTCGCTCCTGCTGAAGTACCGCAAGGTGCTCGGCAAGGACGGCGTCCGGCAGGGGTACTTCGGCCAGGAGATCAACCTCACGACCTACAACCTGTGCCGGATCAACATGTTCCTGCACGACGTGAACTACGAGCACTTCGACATCGCGCACGGTGACACCCTGATCGACCCGGCCCACTGGGACGACGAGCCATTCGAGGCGATCGTGTCCAATCCGCCCTACTCGATCAAGTGGGAGGGTGACGCCAACCCGCTGCTGATCAACGACCCGCGTTTCGCGCCAGCCGGTGTGCTCGCCCCGAAGTCCAAGGCGGACCTGGCCTTCACGATGCACATGCTGTCGTGGCTCGCCGTCAACGGGACGGCCGCGATCGTCGAGTTCCCCGGTGTGCTCTACCGCGGTGGTGCGGAGCAGAAGATCCGCAAGTACCTCATCGACAACAACTACGTGGATGCAGTGATCCAGCTACCGCCGGACCTGTTCTTCGGCACCACGATCGCGACCTGCATCATCGTGCTCAAGAAGTCGAAGAACGACAACGCCGTGCTGTTCATCGACGCGTCCGCCGAGTTCGTGCGCGGCGGGAACACGAACAAGCTCACGGACGCGAACCGGGCCAGGATCCTGGAGGCGTTCACGGCCCGCGAGGATGTCGCGCACTTCGCCCGGCTCGTGGCGAACGAGGCGATCGGCGAGAACGGCTACAACATCTCCGTGTCGTCGTGGGTGGAGGCCGAGGACACTCGCGAGCTCGTCGACATCACCGAGCTCAACGCCCGCATCGCCGGCATCGTCGAGCGCCAGGCGGCGCTCCGCGAGCAGATCGACGCCATCGTCGCCGATCTCGAAGGTGTGGACGCGTGA
- a CDS encoding DUF4268 domain-containing protein, giving the protein METSFAGVLEGKKQYQVPLYQRVYSWGKKQLDQLWDDIIELAATRRDEPGASHFIGSLVLATSPDFNAVGVSKMLVVDGQQRLTTLTLLLAALRDHLAETGDTASADAIHAQYLVNVYDKGKPTKVLPTQADREAYKAVLTSSPEAGGSDAIGNAYNHFRAKIAAADDPDDPHDLEELENAVIHGLAVVVVTAEAGDNAHRIFESLNNTGLQLNQSDLLKNYLFMRLGERADDVYDAVWLPLEKKLSSGSLELLFWLDLAQRDERAKQSDTYAGQQKRLEKLTTPDQIESEVRRIAALGDVLATILDPSRESDPAIRRRLERIRAWGSTTAYPVVMTILARRAAGTATSAQVADALLTLESYFVRRIVVGRATAGLNRSLLQAVSTVTDAEAVDLSLRDYLSQGRRHFATDKQVRQAVGVVPFYWQGRAAQKKLILQWLEESYGAKEVVDPRNLTIEHVLPQTLTDAVRQDFAAGLPDHADVAAEHERIVHTIGNLTLTGYNSELSNRPFAAKRAMLAESGLRMNQEIAAHEAWGTEDINGRGADLAEKIIALWPGPNEALTGASDDQPSGTRRLVASIVAEIPAGRWTSYGEVALVAGSYPQPIAAIITTYLMQGAWRVLQTGGTISPGFRWLDPERSEDPRAYLESEGLKFGDDGHAATEQFIDARELAALAGLEVGDESPAWRAAGSRPLLAQRQAFFQTVHDLGGATGTLISSWPKATPQDAVDVNVGVPGCAVVLSLASREPAAVYCSFYIRNDKALFSHLHSRRHEIEDALGASLEWRDNPENKSSQAILRRDGDWREEALAPGLAQWLVTTAETFAAVFPGYVESARPLV; this is encoded by the coding sequence ATGGAGACGAGCTTCGCCGGGGTGCTGGAAGGCAAGAAGCAGTACCAGGTGCCGCTGTACCAGCGTGTGTACTCGTGGGGTAAGAAGCAGCTCGACCAGCTCTGGGACGACATCATCGAGCTGGCTGCGACCCGACGCGACGAGCCGGGGGCGAGTCACTTCATCGGCTCGCTCGTCCTCGCGACGAGCCCTGACTTCAACGCCGTCGGCGTCTCCAAGATGCTCGTCGTCGACGGGCAGCAGCGCCTGACCACGCTCACACTGCTGCTCGCGGCTCTCCGCGACCACCTTGCCGAGACCGGCGACACCGCGAGCGCGGACGCCATCCACGCCCAATACCTGGTGAATGTCTACGACAAGGGCAAGCCCACCAAGGTGCTGCCCACCCAAGCCGACCGCGAGGCGTACAAGGCGGTGCTGACGTCATCGCCCGAGGCCGGCGGGTCCGATGCGATCGGCAACGCCTACAACCACTTCCGGGCCAAGATCGCTGCAGCGGACGACCCCGACGACCCGCACGACCTGGAGGAGCTCGAGAACGCCGTCATCCACGGGCTTGCCGTCGTTGTCGTGACGGCGGAGGCCGGGGACAACGCGCACCGCATCTTCGAGTCGCTCAACAACACCGGTCTCCAGCTCAACCAGTCCGACCTGCTCAAGAACTACCTCTTCATGCGGCTCGGCGAGCGGGCAGATGACGTGTACGACGCCGTCTGGCTTCCGTTGGAGAAGAAGTTGTCCTCCGGGTCTCTCGAGCTGCTGTTCTGGCTGGACCTGGCCCAGCGCGACGAGCGCGCCAAGCAGTCGGACACCTATGCCGGCCAGCAGAAGCGACTCGAGAAGCTCACCACTCCCGACCAGATCGAGTCCGAGGTGCGGCGCATCGCGGCCTTGGGCGACGTCCTGGCGACGATTCTCGACCCGTCGCGAGAGAGTGACCCGGCGATCCGGCGTCGGCTCGAACGCATCAGGGCGTGGGGCTCGACCACTGCGTACCCGGTCGTCATGACAATCCTCGCTCGGCGGGCCGCGGGTACTGCGACATCCGCTCAGGTCGCTGACGCGCTATTGACGCTGGAGTCGTACTTCGTGCGCCGCATTGTTGTCGGGCGCGCTACCGCCGGCCTCAACCGCAGCCTGCTCCAGGCGGTGAGCACCGTGACGGATGCCGAAGCCGTCGACCTCTCCCTGCGCGACTACCTGTCACAGGGGCGTAGGCACTTCGCCACAGACAAGCAGGTCCGCCAGGCCGTCGGAGTCGTGCCCTTCTACTGGCAGGGCCGCGCCGCCCAGAAGAAGCTGATCCTGCAGTGGCTGGAGGAGTCCTACGGGGCCAAGGAAGTTGTGGACCCCAGGAACCTCACGATCGAGCACGTACTGCCCCAGACCCTGACCGACGCGGTCCGGCAGGACTTCGCGGCCGGGCTCCCCGACCACGCGGACGTGGCAGCTGAGCACGAGCGCATCGTGCACACGATTGGCAACCTCACCCTCACCGGCTACAACAGCGAGCTCAGCAACCGCCCGTTCGCCGCCAAGCGGGCGATGCTCGCCGAGTCCGGGCTCCGCATGAACCAGGAGATTGCCGCCCACGAGGCATGGGGCACGGAGGACATCAACGGACGCGGGGCAGACCTGGCTGAAAAGATCATCGCTCTGTGGCCCGGACCGAACGAGGCGCTTACCGGCGCCAGCGACGACCAGCCGTCGGGCACCCGCCGGCTGGTCGCTTCGATCGTCGCCGAGATCCCCGCAGGCCGCTGGACCTCCTACGGCGAGGTCGCGCTCGTCGCGGGCTCGTACCCCCAGCCCATCGCGGCGATCATCACCACCTATCTCATGCAAGGTGCCTGGCGGGTGCTGCAGACCGGCGGGACGATCTCTCCGGGCTTCCGCTGGCTCGACCCCGAGCGCTCCGAGGACCCGCGCGCCTACCTGGAGTCGGAAGGCCTGAAGTTTGGCGACGACGGGCACGCCGCCACCGAGCAGTTCATCGATGCCCGGGAGCTCGCGGCTCTCGCCGGGCTCGAGGTCGGCGACGAATCTCCGGCCTGGCGGGCGGCGGGCTCCAGGCCGCTGCTGGCACAGCGCCAAGCGTTCTTCCAGACCGTCCACGACCTCGGCGGAGCCACTGGGACGCTCATCAGTTCATGGCCAAAGGCCACGCCGCAGGATGCCGTCGACGTGAATGTCGGTGTGCCCGGTTGCGCCGTCGTGCTCTCACTTGCCAGTCGTGAGCCCGCCGCCGTCTACTGCTCGTTCTACATCCGGAACGACAAGGCCCTGTTCTCCCACCTGCACAGTCGCCGCCACGAAATCGAGGACGCCCTCGGCGCCAGCCTCGAATGGCGAGACAACCCCGAGAATAAGTCAAGCCAAGCGATCCTCCGGCGTGACGGAGACTGGCGCGAGGAGGCTCTCGCACCGGGACTCGCACAGTGGCTCGTCACCACCGCCGAGACCTTCGCAGCGGTCTTTCCTGGGTACGTGGAGAGTGCCCGGCCGCTCGTTTGA
- the zorA gene encoding anti-phage ZorAB system protein ZorA, protein MNDEPGLGGILVLILPDFGALFGGGVEAVTPVLVLIIGGLAVGVGGFAWREAQRAIRLLTESAGPVDGVTQEDLWARRTEIVEKAKACSPPVADTWREFNETLVSDGRALFNTVEAAEFFNEHRFAPRLVGNRLLQAAPTVLTMLGLLGTFIGLTVGLRGLDLGSSADELRGGIQTLVHGASLGFTASLWGVAMSLLTNVFERWQERRVVKRAQDLQSQIDHLFRMRSPEQSLSDIAASSKDSNTALQVLHEKIGSALQESVKGVGEETGRAVTLAIQEALAPVMSDLAKSAADQSADVFKEISVQLTKSFSEIGTSLAGELKASSDSMRGTLEYMGEQLARQADQHLAHMTELRRTTTEQITAMTAATSRQVELLDRSLPPVVSGLERASSLVGDVMTGMDAATENLRAVASDLGNVSTGLGSMLASAIGTMTELSSKTLEAARALDDQRGAVGELTERSVIAARHLTEASETLNGGFVGMRSAQQAFLEDLQQQLTKHSAAMSGWLATYGAQVNQQTAHRMSEWNAHTEAFTNHMLQATSALSDAIDELGTPRAVEQGTSA, encoded by the coding sequence ATGAACGACGAGCCCGGCCTCGGCGGCATCCTGGTTCTGATCCTGCCGGACTTTGGGGCGCTGTTCGGCGGCGGCGTGGAGGCAGTCACTCCGGTCCTCGTGCTGATCATCGGCGGGCTCGCCGTCGGAGTCGGGGGCTTCGCGTGGCGTGAGGCGCAACGGGCCATCCGCCTCCTGACCGAATCGGCCGGCCCCGTCGACGGGGTGACGCAGGAAGACCTGTGGGCACGCCGCACGGAGATCGTCGAGAAGGCCAAGGCGTGCTCCCCACCAGTGGCCGACACGTGGCGCGAGTTCAACGAGACGCTGGTGAGCGACGGTCGGGCGCTGTTCAACACAGTGGAGGCGGCGGAGTTCTTTAACGAGCACCGCTTTGCCCCGCGGCTTGTCGGCAACCGGCTGCTACAGGCAGCCCCGACAGTCCTGACGATGCTCGGTCTGCTCGGGACGTTCATCGGGCTCACGGTCGGTCTTCGGGGTCTCGACCTGGGATCGTCAGCCGACGAGCTTCGTGGCGGTATCCAGACGCTCGTACACGGCGCATCGCTCGGGTTCACCGCCTCTCTGTGGGGCGTAGCGATGAGCCTGCTTACCAACGTCTTTGAGCGGTGGCAGGAACGCCGCGTCGTGAAGCGGGCTCAGGACCTGCAGTCACAGATCGATCACCTGTTCCGGATGCGTTCGCCGGAACAGTCCCTCTCGGACATCGCAGCCTCCTCGAAGGACTCGAACACGGCTCTGCAGGTGCTCCACGAGAAGATTGGCTCGGCCCTGCAAGAGTCCGTCAAGGGCGTCGGTGAAGAGACGGGCCGTGCGGTGACTCTGGCGATCCAAGAGGCGCTGGCGCCGGTCATGTCGGACCTTGCCAAGAGCGCGGCTGACCAGTCGGCCGACGTCTTCAAGGAGATCTCCGTTCAGCTCACCAAGTCGTTCAGCGAGATTGGCACATCGCTGGCTGGCGAGCTCAAGGCGTCCTCCGACTCGATGCGCGGCACGCTTGAATACATGGGCGAACAGCTCGCCCGACAGGCCGACCAACACCTCGCCCACATGACAGAGCTGCGGCGGACGACGACGGAGCAGATCACGGCGATGACCGCGGCGACGTCACGGCAGGTGGAGCTCCTCGACCGATCCCTGCCGCCGGTGGTCAGCGGTCTTGAGCGCGCCTCGTCGCTCGTCGGCGACGTGATGACCGGTATGGACGCCGCGACGGAGAACCTTCGTGCGGTCGCGTCGGACCTCGGCAACGTCAGCACCGGGCTGGGATCGATGCTCGCCTCCGCCATCGGCACAATGACCGAGCTGAGCAGCAAGACCTTGGAGGCGGCGCGTGCCCTCGACGACCAGCGGGGTGCCGTTGGGGAGCTCACTGAACGGTCCGTCATTGCCGCCCGGCACCTGACCGAGGCGTCCGAGACGCTCAACGGCGGCTTCGTCGGGATGCGCTCGGCCCAGCAGGCGTTCCTGGAGGACCTCCAGCAGCAGCTGACGAAGCACTCCGCGGCCATGTCGGGGTGGCTCGCCACGTACGGAGCGCAGGTCAACCAGCAGACCGCGCACCGAATGAGCGAGTGGAATGCCCACACCGAGGCGTTCACCAACCACATGCTCCAGGCCACGTCGGCCCTCTCGGACGCCATCGACGAGCTCGGAACCCCGCGCGCGGTGGAGCAAGGCACCTCAGCATGA
- a CDS encoding OmpA/MotB family protein: MSSRMLRRRRPQESAEETVWISFSDLMTALLTVFMLAAVALVFTLTQEQSALEEVRAEAEQAKADAQAAQERGDRFDAMLGSLSTSEHVRAAMVAEIRDALAAQGIAVEVDAAHTVIRVPVELLGFESGSSEIQPQHEGSAITIGNVIAEVLVKDGRYGELDTVFVEGHTDDVRMDSLHGGNWGLSANRAISLWRLWEDRLPTGLGGLVGHSGERLFSVSGYAETRPINVVQTTDEERAANRRIDIRFTEHRFSEQELAAIREGTGGA, encoded by the coding sequence ATGAGTTCGCGCATGCTCCGACGCAGACGCCCGCAGGAGAGCGCAGAAGAGACCGTTTGGATCTCCTTCTCCGACCTGATGACGGCACTGCTCACGGTCTTCATGCTGGCGGCCGTCGCCCTCGTCTTCACGCTCACCCAGGAGCAGTCCGCTCTCGAGGAGGTGCGTGCGGAGGCAGAGCAGGCAAAGGCCGATGCGCAGGCGGCACAGGAGCGGGGCGATCGGTTCGACGCCATGCTCGGCAGCCTGAGCACGAGTGAACACGTCCGTGCGGCGATGGTCGCGGAGATCCGCGATGCCCTCGCCGCGCAGGGCATCGCAGTCGAGGTGGATGCTGCTCACACCGTCATCCGCGTGCCCGTGGAACTCCTCGGCTTCGAGAGCGGCTCGTCGGAGATCCAGCCGCAGCACGAGGGAAGTGCGATCACGATCGGGAACGTGATTGCGGAAGTCCTTGTCAAGGACGGGCGCTACGGCGAGCTCGACACCGTGTTCGTCGAGGGCCACACGGACGACGTCCGCATGGACAGTCTGCACGGCGGCAACTGGGGCCTGTCGGCTAACCGTGCGATCTCGCTGTGGCGGCTGTGGGAAGACCGGCTGCCCACTGGACTGGGTGGCCTCGTAGGGCACTCCGGTGAACGGCTCTTCTCCGTCTCCGGTTACGCCGAGACGCGCCCGATCAACGTGGTGCAGACCACCGACGAGGAGCGCGCAGCGAACCGGCGTATCGACATCCGTTTCACCGAGCACAGGTTCTCCGAGCAGGAGCTTGCGGCGATCCGGGAGGGTACGGGCGGCGCATGA